ATGGGCACCTGCCGGCCCACCTCCGCCATCGCCTGCCGCGCCATCTCGATGTCCGCCGGCTGCCGCACGAACGACAGCGCCAGGAAGTCCACGCCCGCCTTGATGCCGAAGACCAGGTCCTCGCGGTCCTTCGGCGTCAGCGCGTCGGCCCGCACCGCCACGCCCGGCAGGTTGATGCCCTTGTTGTTCTTCAGTACGCCGCCCACCACCACCTGCGTGCGCAACAGCTGCTTCTTGTCCGTCTCGATGACCTTGAGCTCGAGCAGACCGTCATCCAGGAGGATGCGGTCGCCCGGGTTCACGTCCGCCGCCAGGTGCGGGTACGTGGTGGAGACGATGTCGTCGTTGCCCTTCACGCTCTCATCGGTGGTGATGGAGAACGTGGCGCCCTCCTTCAGCTCCGTGCTTCCGGTGATGAAGCGGCCGGTGCGGATCTTCGGGCCCTGCAGGTCCCCGAGGATGCCCACCGCCTTGCGCACCTTCATCGAGGCCGCGCGCAGCTTGGCGATGTTCTCCGCGTGCTGCTCGTGGCTGCCGTGGGAGAAGTTCAACCGGGCCACATCCATGCCCGCGTCCAGCAGCGCCTCCAGCATCTCCTGGCTCTGGCTGGCAGGGCCCAGGGTGCAGACAATCTTTGCTCGTCGCATAGGGGCAGGGAGGATGGGGGGCCCCTCGCGCGCGGTCAAGCACGCAACGCAGGCCCTTCGCTCGGTAAAACGGTAAAAGGGCTGCCAGGCCGCAGAGGCTTCAACCTCTCAACAACACGCCCAGGTTCTCCCGCTCCCAGCGCAGTGCGGCAGCGTAGTGCGGGAAGGCCTTCTCTCGGTCCCGGAACGCTCGCGGGTGGTGAACCCGCCGCCCGCCCCGCCCCGTGCTGGGGAAGAGCTGGTGCAGCATCTCGTGGAAGACGATGAACTCCACGAAGAAGGCAGGCACCTCGGGCCGGTCCAGCGCCGGGTGGATGCGAATCTCGCGCGTCTGGTGGTCGTAGACGCCCAGGCGGATGGACTTGCGCCGACGCCGCGGCGGCATGCGCCCCCAGCCAATGCGCGCCTGGATGCCGTCCTGGAAGTAGGTGCGGTTGACCGCCTCGAAGAGGGCCTGCAAATCGAAGCAACGCCCCTGCGGGTTGAGATCCGCGTCCGTCTCCCGACGGAACTGGCGGATGCGCGGCTGCTGGCCCCGGATGTAGTCGTCCAGGAGGCCGCCCGCTCCCCTGTGGCCCCGGCCGGCGTAGTCCGCCACCGCGCGCACTACTGGCTCGGGCGCGTCCAGGAACATGTGGTGCAGCCGCAGCTGCAGCACGTTGGCGCCCCGGCGAAAGGACACCATCGTCGAGCGGTTGTCCGTCACCGCCAAACGCACCGGCATGCCCAGGTCCGCCGACAGTCGCCACGCCAGCGACTCGGCCCGGGAGAACAGCTCGTCGCGCGTATCGCTGACGACGCGCGGCGCTTCCTCCACCAACCGGTTGCGCACCGGTGGCTGCATCGGCACGGGCACCGGTACAGCCCCAGGCACGGGCTGCACCTGCGGCGCCGGGCTGCCGGACAGGGTGAAGAGGGACATCTGGCGGGGGTACTCAGGCATCACTCGCCCAGCATCGTACCCGGCACCCCCACGGACTCAAGGCCGGTCGACATCGCCCGCCTCCTCTCCGTCGTGCCGTCAACCGCGGCCATGGTTCCGCGCCTCCTCCGCCAGCTGCGCTCCCAGCGCCTCCACCACCTCGCGCGTCGTACCAAAAGCCACTAGCACTTGCTCCATGGACTCGGCCTCCTCCACCGCGAGGCATGCGCTGCCCTCCTCGCGCGCCGCCTGGAGGTCCCCATAGCGGCCGACCGCCAGGCTCCAGCTCCCATCCGCCCACCGCTCGAAAGGGTAGAGCCGGCAGGCTATCGGGCGCACGTCCGCGGGGAGCATGCAGCCACGCTCGCGCTCATAGAAGACGCAGGCCCCTTCCTTCGCCAGCAGCGTCAACTGCACCGGCCCGCGGCGGAAGTAGCCCCGGTAGAGCGGCCAGCGGGCCTCGAAGTCCGCTGCCTCCTCCTCGGAGACGCCCACCTCCCGGATGAAGCGGCGCGGGGCGAGCCACGTATGCGCGGCGATGCGCTCCACGTCCGAGCGCGTCACCATCGCCAGCGACTCGGTGCCTCGCGGCTCGCAGCAGGACTTGCCCAACAGCTTCGGGCAGCGCGCACAGGCCGGGCTCTGCGGCGGCTTCATCCGAGCTGCGGCTCCGCGTGGCGCGTCTTCAGCAGGCGCTCGAGCCGCTCGGGCTCCAGGCGCACCATGAACGTCTTCTCGCGGCTGTAGAGCACCTGGCCGGGCGAGGCTCCCTTCACCTTGCGGACGAACTTCACCGGCACGTAGCTCACCTCGCCCCGCGGCTCTCCCTTGGCTCCCGAGTGGTGGAGCGCCAGGTGCGCGGCATCCAGCAACACCTCCTGCGCCACCTCCATGCCCTTGCCCAGCGGCACCACCACGTGGCTGCCCGGCTGCCCCCTCGCGTGCAGCCACAGGTGGTAGGGCCGCGCCACCTTGAAGGTCAGCGCGTCATTGTCCTCCGAGCCCCGCCCCACCCAGATGCGCTGGCCCCCGTGCCCCACGTACTCCTTATAAGGACGGCCCTCCTGCGGCCCCTCCTCTCCCGCCGGGATGTGGAGCACCTCCGCCTGGGCCAGCAGCGCCGCCTCGTCCATTCGCTCCAACTGCTCCAGCGCTGACTGCGCGTGCGCCACCTCGCGGGCCAGCTCCGCCTCGCGCCGGCGCGCCTGCTCCACGCCTCGCGTCAGCCGCTTGTACTGGTGGAAGCGCCAGTCCACCTCCTCCTTCGGCGAGCGCTTCGGGTCCAGCGTCACCTTCACGTCCTCCACGCCCGCCTCCGTATAGGCGGTGAGCGTCACCTCCGTGGCGCCCCGGCGCAGGCGGTGCATGTTCTGCGTGAGCAGCTCGCCCAGCCGGCGGTGCTCCTCCGCCTCCGGTCCTCGCGCCGCTTCGGCCCGCACCTTCTCCAGTGTCCGCCCCGAGCGCTTGAGCCGCGCCCGATAGGGCTGCGCCAGGCGCCGACGAATCGTCTCCGCGCGGCTCTTGCGGTCCCGCTCTCCCAGCAGCCGCTCGGCGGCCTCCGCATAGGGGGCGAAGTCTCCCGGCACGGGTGCCAGGCGCGAGGAGGACTGGCGCGCCTTCTCCAGCGCCTCGGGCGCGAGGGGCTCCGGTGGCGTCCACTGCGCTCCCGGGTACAGCCCCCGACGCTGGCCCAGTCCCTCGCCCGAGAGCATCAGCACCCGCCCGCTCTCGCTCAGCAGCACCAGCCCGCCCGGTGACGACAGCTCCAGCACCAGCCGCCGCGTGCCCTCCTCCTCTTGATGGAAGTCGAGCTCCACCACGCGCTCGGCCTCGCGCCAGCGCGCGCCGCGCAGCTTGAAGCCCGTGAGCTCCTGGCGCAGCCACCGCTGAAAGGGCGCGGGCTCTCCCGGCGTGGGGAAGCGATCAGCGGCCACCGAGAGCCGCGAGAGCTCTCCTTCCGCGCACAGGCACAGGAAGAAGGAGCGTCCGGGAATGCGCATCTCCACGTACGCCAGGCGCGGCAGCGGGCACCACGCCTTCTGCACCACCGCGCCCTTGAGGCGCTCCCCCACCTCCACCACCACCTGCTCCAGCTCCGTGGGCCGCAGCGACATGAGGCCCCTCCCCTCTGGAAAAATGAAAACGGCTCGGCGGAGTCCGCCGAGCCGTTCACGGGAGTCTAATGGAGTCTAACGCCCGTGGAGACCGCTTCAGGCCGTGGGGGCCGGGGTCGCAGCCGCCTTCTTGCGGGAGGCAGTCTTGCGCGTGGCCTTCTTGGCAGCCCCGCCCTTCTTCGCCGCCGTCTTCTTCTTCGGGGCGGCGGACTTCTTCGTGGTCTTCGCGGTCTTCGCGGTCTTCTTCTTGGCGGCCATGCAAAACCCTCCGTTGAGTTGGTTGCCCACACCCAAGGGGGGTGGGGCCCTGCACTCGCACTTCGTGATCGAGTGCTTGGAACTAATGGTAGAGGCGACTTGCGTGTGTGTCAACGCATGGTGACGTATTGCAGTGCGTGGCGAGGGCCGATTTTTCGGCCTCCGCGCATTCAGCGGCCCCAAAGTCGGGCCAGCGGCGAGCAGCCGAGCCCTCGCCGAGGCCGAAAAATCGGCTCCGGACGCGCTTCGCCGCGCGGGCCGAGAATTCGGCTCCGGACTAGGGTGCGCGCCCGACCATGAGTGCCGACGAGAAGACGTTTCCCGAGGACTTCACCTTTGGAGTGGCCACCTCCGCGTACCAGGTGGAGGGCGGAATCGAGAACGACTGGGCCGAGTGGGAGCGCGCCGGGAAGCTGAAGGAGCCGCACGTGCGCTGCGGCCGCGCGGTGGACCACTGGAACCGTTACGAAGAGGACTATGGGCTCGCGCTGGAGGCGGGGGCGCGCGCCTTCCGCATCTCGCTGGAGTGGGCGCGCATCGAGCCGGAGCGGGGCCGCTTCGATGGCGCGGCGCTCGAGGCCTACCGCGAGCGGCTCTTGCGGATGAAGGCCCGCGGCCTGCGCCCCGTGGTGACGCTGCACCACTTCACCCACCCCACGTGGTTCCACCGGGAGACGCCGTGGCACCTGCCGTCCAGCGTGGAAGCCTTTCGCGCTTATTCCCGCGTGTGCGCGCCGCTGCTGAAGGACCTGGACGCGCTGCTCATCACCCTCAACGAGCCCATGGTGGTGCTGCTGGGCGGCTATCTGCAGGGCCTGCTGCCGCCGGGCATCGCCGACGGGCCGAAGACGATGGCGGCCCTGGAGAACATGGTGCGGGCGCACGTGGCCGCGCGCGAGGAGCTGCAGGCGGTGCTCGGGAAGGTGGAGCTGGGAATTTCCCAGAACATGCTCTGCTTCGCGCCGGACCGGTGGTGGCACCCGCTGGACCGCGCCCTGGTCCGGCTGGGCGGCCACGCCTACAACCACGCCTTCCATGAGGCGCTCGTCACCGGAAAGCTCCGGGTGACGATGCCGGGCGTGGCCTCCACCCGGGTGGACATTCCCCAGGCGAAGGGCTCGTGCGAGTTCATCGGCGTCAACTACTACTCCCGCGCCCACCTGCGCTTCATCCCCCGCCCCCCGTTCATCGAGTTCAAGTTCCGCGACAAGCTCGGCCGCGGCCTCACCGACATCGGCTGGGAGGACTACCCCGAGGGCTTCGGAGACATCCTCCGCGAGGTGAAGCGCTACGGGCTGCCCGTGTGGGTGACGGAGAACGGCATCGACGACCGCGACGGCGCGCGCCGGCCCCACTACATCCACCGGCACCTGGAGCAGGTACTCGCCGCCCGGGCGCAGGGCGTGGACGTGCGCGGCTACCTCTATTGGAGCCTGCTGGACAACTTCGAGTGGCTGGAGGGCTGGGGGCCCCGCTTCGGGCTCTACCACGTCGACTTCGAGACGCTGGAGCGCCGCCCCACCCCCGCCTGCGCGTACTTCCGCGAGGTGGCGCAGGGCCGAAAGCTGGTTCAGCCCAGCGCGGCCCGGTAGTCCACGTCCTGCTCCTCCTCGGGAGCCGACAGGTCCACGAGGGCGGAGGCGAAGAAGCGCCGCACGGCCTCCTCCACCGCCTCGGGCGTATCCAGCGCGTTGACCTCCGCGCGGAAGGTAGCGGCACCGCGCAGGCCGTGCGCGTACCAGGCCATGTGCTTGCGGAACGAGCGCACCGCGCCCAGCACGTCGCCCACGAAGTCCACGTGCGCGCGGAAGTGCTCCAGTACCCCCGCGCAGCGCTCCTCGGGCGTGGGCGGCTCGCCTCCGGCCAGCTCGCGGAAGATCCACGGGTTGCCCAGCGCCGCCCGGCCAATCATCACGAAGTCACAGCCGGTGGACTCCTGCATCCGCCGGGCGTCCGCGGGCGTCTTCACGTCCCCATTGCCGATGATGACCCGGTCCGGGAAGTGGCGCTTGAGGTCGGCGATGACGTTCCAGTCCGCGTGCCCCGAGTAACCCTGGTCCCGCGTGCGCGGGTGGATGGCCAGCGCCGCGCAGCCCGCCTCGAACAACGTGCCCGCGAGCTGCAGGTAGTTCAGGTTCTGACGGTCCCAGCCCGAGCGAATCTTGCAGGTAACAGGCAGCCCCGTGGCGATGACGATTTGCCGGACGATGTCCGCGGCGCGCAGCGGCTCGCACAGCAGGGCGCTGCCGGCCCCGTTCTTCGTCACCTTCTTCACCGGGCAGCCCATGTTGATGTCGATGATCTGCGCGCCGTACTCCTTGCCCATCACCGCCGCGCGCGCCATGGCCTCCGGCTCGCCTCCAAAAATCTGCAGCGAGTAGGGGCGCTCCACCTTGGAGTCGAAGCGCAGGTACTTCAGCGTGCGCTGGTTGGCGCGCATCAACCCCTGCGAGCTCACCAGCTCCGTGGGGCACAGCGCCGCGCCCATCCGAAAGGCGATGACCCGGAAGGGGCGCTCGCTCACCCCCGCCATGGGCGCGAGAATGTAGGGGTTGGGGAGGCTATAGGGGCCGATCTGCAACATGGGGGGCAGGGAAACTAGCGGATTGCCAAACGGTGTGCAGGTGCCTAGCAACAGCCTGCACGGTCACACCCTAACGGTTAAGGTGGTAGCCCATGTTCCGCTTTCGCCTCGGGACGATTCCCGTCGAGGTCCAGGCCAGCCATCTGCTCACCTCGGCGGTGCTCGCCTTCTCTTTCATGCCCGAGACCCGGCCCGGCATCACCGGCTCGGCCGCCTTCTATGTGCTGTCGTGGGTGCTCATCGTCTTCGTGTCCGTGCTCATCCATGAGCTGGGCCATGCCCTGGTCAGTCGGGTGTACGGCTACCAGCCGAGCATCACCCTGGCCTGGATGGGCGGGCATACCCACCCCAATGCCCCCGGCCCCATCCCCTGGCACCGGGACGTGCTGCTGACCCTGGCCGGCCCCCTCTTCGGGCTGATGCTGGGGGTGGCGTGCTGGGCGAGCCTCCGCTTCCTCCAGCCCGAGTCGGAGGCGCTCCAGTACTTCTTGATGGTGGGCGCCATCGCCAACTTCTTCTGGGCCGGCTTCAACATGCTGCCCGTGCTGCCGCTGGATGGAGGGCGCATCTCCAGCGTGCTGGCGGTGAAGTTCTTCGGACACCGCGGCTTCGTGGTGTCCCAGGCCGTGGCGCTGCTCACCTGCGTGGCCCTGGTGGCCTGGGGGCTCCAGCAGCGCGCGCCCATGCTCACCCTGTTCTTCGCCATGTTCGGATTCCAGGCGGCGCGCACCCTCACCGAGGCGCTGCGCGGCGGTGGCAAGCAGGTGGGCCTGGAGCAGGCGCCCCTGGTGAATGCGCTCGAGCAGGCCGAGCTGGCGCTCTCCCAGGGAGAGACCCGGGAGGCGCGGGTCCGGGCCGCCTCCGTGCTCGACGCGGGCGAGGCGCTCACCCCGGAGCTGGCCAGCCGCGCCCACTATCTTCTGGGGTGGGTGGCCCTCAAGGAGGGCCAGGGCCGGCCGGCGCTGGACCACTTCTCCCAGGTGCAGGGCCAGTCCGTGGAGGCCCACGCCCTGGGCGCGGCCTTCTCGCTGATCGGCGACGAGCCGCGCGCCCTGCCCCTGTGGGAGAAGGCCTGGCGCGACAGCGGGGATCGCACGGTGATGCACGAGTACGCTGGCTGCCTCATCCGCTCGGGCAGGACGCCCCAGGCGCTCAAGCTCCCGGGGGTGGACCCGGCGGCGGCCTTCTCCTGCGCCGAGCGCGTGCTCTTCATCCGGGGCGCGTACTCGGAGGCGGCGGCCATGGGAGAAGAGGCGCTCGCCCACGCGCCCAACCCCACCATCGCCTATGACGCGGCGTGTGCATTCGCTCGCGCACACAACACCTCTGACGCGGTGCGCATGCTGCACCGCGCCAGCGAGCTGGGCTTCCGCGACGCGGCCTATGCCGCCTCGGACGAGGATCTGGCGCCGCTGCACGGGCACCCGGGGTTCGAGGCCTGGCTGGCCGCACTGCGGCAATCTGCATCCTCCTGACAGAGCCATGACAAAGGGGGGTGTTGATGCGGGGTGAGGCTGAGCACTTTCCCGCCCGCTCAACACCCTGCCGAGGCTCCGCTTGCAAACCGACTCCCCCCTCCAGGTTTCCGACGAGAAGATCAACTGGGTCAGCTCCATCCCCTTCATCGCGATGCACCTGATGTGCCTCTTCGTGTTCTACGTGGGGGCCAAGCCGGTGGACGTGCTGGTGTGCCTGGCGCTGTACGTGGTGCGCATGTGGGGCATCACCGCGGGCTACCACCGCTACTTCAGCCACCGGGCCTATAAGACGAACCGCGTCTTCCAGTTCATCCTGGCCTTCGTGGGCACCACCGCCACGCAGAAGGGCGTGCTGTGGTGGGCGGCCAACCACCGGCACCACCACCGCGAGTCGGACTCCGAGAAGGACATCCACTCGCCCATCCAGAAGGGCTTCTGGTGGAGCCACATGGGGTGGATCATGTGCCCCAAGTACGAGGCCACCCGCTTCGAGTCCATCAAGGACTTCGCGCGCTTCCCGGAGCTGCGCTTCCTCAACCGCTTCCACCTGCTGCCGCCCATCGCCCTGGCCGTGGCGCTGTACTTCATCGGCGGCTTCTCGATGCTGGTGTGGGGCTTCTTCGTGAGCACCACCGTGCTGTGGCACGGCACCTTCACCATCAACTCGCTGAGCCACATCTTCGGCAAGCGCCGCTACAAGACGACCGACACCAGCAAGAACAACTGGCTGCTGGCGCTCATCACCCTGGGCGAGG
This portion of the Hyalangium ruber genome encodes:
- a CDS encoding YkgJ family cysteine cluster protein → MKPPQSPACARCPKLLGKSCCEPRGTESLAMVTRSDVERIAAHTWLAPRRFIREVGVSEEEAADFEARWPLYRGYFRRGPVQLTLLAKEGACVFYERERGCMLPADVRPIACRLYPFERWADGSWSLAVGRYGDLQAAREEGSACLAVEEAESMEQVLVAFGTTREVVEALGAQLAEEARNHGRG
- a CDS encoding NFACT RNA binding domain-containing protein produces the protein MSLRPTELEQVVVEVGERLKGAVVQKAWCPLPRLAYVEMRIPGRSFFLCLCAEGELSRLSVAADRFPTPGEPAPFQRWLRQELTGFKLRGARWREAERVVELDFHQEEEGTRRLVLELSSPGGLVLLSESGRVLMLSGEGLGQRRGLYPGAQWTPPEPLAPEALEKARQSSSRLAPVPGDFAPYAEAAERLLGERDRKSRAETIRRRLAQPYRARLKRSGRTLEKVRAEAARGPEAEEHRRLGELLTQNMHRLRRGATEVTLTAYTEAGVEDVKVTLDPKRSPKEEVDWRFHQYKRLTRGVEQARRREAELAREVAHAQSALEQLERMDEAALLAQAEVLHIPAGEEGPQEGRPYKEYVGHGGQRIWVGRGSEDNDALTFKVARPYHLWLHARGQPGSHVVVPLGKGMEVAQEVLLDAAHLALHHSGAKGEPRGEVSYVPVKFVRKVKGASPGQVLYSREKTFMVRLEPERLERLLKTRHAEPQLG
- a CDS encoding glycoside hydrolase family 1 protein, which translates into the protein MSADEKTFPEDFTFGVATSAYQVEGGIENDWAEWERAGKLKEPHVRCGRAVDHWNRYEEDYGLALEAGARAFRISLEWARIEPERGRFDGAALEAYRERLLRMKARGLRPVVTLHHFTHPTWFHRETPWHLPSSVEAFRAYSRVCAPLLKDLDALLITLNEPMVVLLGGYLQGLLPPGIADGPKTMAALENMVRAHVAAREELQAVLGKVELGISQNMLCFAPDRWWHPLDRALVRLGGHAYNHAFHEALVTGKLRVTMPGVASTRVDIPQAKGSCEFIGVNYYSRAHLRFIPRPPFIEFKFRDKLGRGLTDIGWEDYPEGFGDILREVKRYGLPVWVTENGIDDRDGARRPHYIHRHLEQVLAARAQGVDVRGYLYWSLLDNFEWLEGWGPRFGLYHVDFETLERRPTPACAYFREVAQGRKLVQPSAAR
- the dusB gene encoding tRNA dihydrouridine synthase DusB; translation: MLQIGPYSLPNPYILAPMAGVSERPFRVIAFRMGAALCPTELVSSQGLMRANQRTLKYLRFDSKVERPYSLQIFGGEPEAMARAAVMGKEYGAQIIDINMGCPVKKVTKNGAGSALLCEPLRAADIVRQIVIATGLPVTCKIRSGWDRQNLNYLQLAGTLFEAGCAALAIHPRTRDQGYSGHADWNVIADLKRHFPDRVIIGNGDVKTPADARRMQESTGCDFVMIGRAALGNPWIFRELAGGEPPTPEERCAGVLEHFRAHVDFVGDVLGAVRSFRKHMAWYAHGLRGAATFRAEVNALDTPEAVEEAVRRFFASALVDLSAPEEEQDVDYRAALG
- a CDS encoding TPR end-of-group domain-containing protein, coding for MFRFRLGTIPVEVQASHLLTSAVLAFSFMPETRPGITGSAAFYVLSWVLIVFVSVLIHELGHALVSRVYGYQPSITLAWMGGHTHPNAPGPIPWHRDVLLTLAGPLFGLMLGVACWASLRFLQPESEALQYFLMVGAIANFFWAGFNMLPVLPLDGGRISSVLAVKFFGHRGFVVSQAVALLTCVALVAWGLQQRAPMLTLFFAMFGFQAARTLTEALRGGGKQVGLEQAPLVNALEQAELALSQGETREARVRAASVLDAGEALTPELASRAHYLLGWVALKEGQGRPALDHFSQVQGQSVEAHALGAAFSLIGDEPRALPLWEKAWRDSGDRTVMHEYAGCLIRSGRTPQALKLPGVDPAAAFSCAERVLFIRGAYSEAAAMGEEALAHAPNPTIAYDAACAFARAHNTSDAVRMLHRASELGFRDAAYAASDEDLAPLHGHPGFEAWLAALRQSASS
- a CDS encoding acyl-CoA desaturase translates to MQTDSPLQVSDEKINWVSSIPFIAMHLMCLFVFYVGAKPVDVLVCLALYVVRMWGITAGYHRYFSHRAYKTNRVFQFILAFVGTTATQKGVLWWAANHRHHHRESDSEKDIHSPIQKGFWWSHMGWIMCPKYEATRFESIKDFARFPELRFLNRFHLLPPIALAVALYFIGGFSMLVWGFFVSTTVLWHGTFTINSLSHIFGKRRYKTTDTSKNNWLLALITLGEGWHNNHHYHQNTANQGWFWWEVDFSYYSLKALSWMRIVSDLRTPSDSVKYSFKKYSAEDRAALNAPTAFWGAMAAQKKAAEGKVREALAAAADHLPTSAPAPQPMLKRQ